In one window of Nicotiana tabacum cultivar K326 chromosome 12, ASM71507v2, whole genome shotgun sequence DNA:
- the LOC142167293 gene encoding uncharacterized protein LOC142167293, translating into MYYDIANGLAEAFNKTLCNLLKKVVSKFKRDWHERMEEDLWAYMTTYRTPTQATLYLLIYGVEAVLPLERQIPSLRLAIQEEITNEENARLCLEELETLDEKRLESQQSLECYQARLSRCFNKKGVP; encoded by the coding sequence ATGTATTATGATATTGCCAATGGACTTGCTGAAGCATTTAACAAGACGCTCTGCAACTTGTTGAAAAAGGTTGTCTCTAAGTTTAAGAGAGATTGGCATGAGAGAATGGAAGAAGACCTTTGGGCTTATATGACCACATATCGAACACCAACGCAAGCGACTCTTTATTTGCTTATTTATGGAGTTGAAGCAGTCCTTCCACTTGAGCGTCAAATCCCATCATTGCGGCTTGCCATTCAAGAAGAAATAActaatgaagaaaatgctcgcTTATGCCTTGAAGAATTGGAAACTCTTGATGAAAAGAGGCTAGAATCTCAACAAAgccttgaatgttatcaagctcgctTGTCTCGATGTTTTAACAAAAAAGGTGTGCCTTAG